A single region of the Lycium barbarum isolate Lr01 chromosome 2, ASM1917538v2, whole genome shotgun sequence genome encodes:
- the LOC132624267 gene encoding stemmadenine O-acetyltransferase-like encodes MKVEIEVVSKETLIKPCTPTPDKLRHYSLSYLDQIAPPVFMPLVYFYPTSDRFSNTEHSDKIKLSLSEALTKFYPLAGRVVNNLYVDCNDEGVPYVEVVVKCKLVDIITDPIPNELNKFIPYELDDVKNLGLVVQVNFFECRGMAIGIGISHKLADAASCFMFINTWAAIARRDYAGTCHSPFFSPRFDSAALFPPKDASLVQDACLEIHKENIVTKRFVFSNSDISALRDEYADQNRMKGSVFERTGRRPSRILALSAFLWSRFMAIVHPVRDPNKIYPVMHAVNLRTRAEPPLPESLFGNIMRPALVLPFFDKGSKDEVFQFMNQVRESMLEINSDFVSQLQKSDIKHLNLLQEGADEKRKGHMALLCFSSLCTFPLYEADFGWGKPMWVGSGRLATKNIIGFMDTKSGDGVEAWVNLKVEDMAQFEADKQLLAFCNNGI; translated from the coding sequence atgaaagttgaaataGAAGTAGTCTCCAAGGAAACATTAATCAAGCCATGTACTCCAACTCCGGACAAACTTCGCCATTATAGCCTTTCATATCTTGATCAAATAGCTCCGCCCGTTTTCATGCCCCTCGTTTATTTTTACCCCACGAGTGACCGATTTTCCAACACAGAGCATTCAGACAAGATAAAGTTATCGTTATCCGAGGCCTTAACGAAATTTTACCCTCTAGCAGGGCGTGTCGTGAACAACCTTTATGTTGATTGCAATGACGAGGGTGTCCCCTACGTCGAAGTTGTAGTCAAGTGCAAGCTCGTTGATATCATTACCGATCCGATTCCTAATGAGCTCAATAAATTCATCCCTTACGAATTGGATGATGTGAAAAATCTTGGATTAGTAGTACAAGTAAATTTTTTCGAATGCAGGGGGATGGCGATTGGCATAGGCATCTCTCACAAGCTAGCTGACGCTGCGTCGTGTTTCATGTTTATCAACACTTGGGCAGCCATTGCACGTCGCGATTATGCTGGCACATGTCATTCCCCCTTTTTTTCTCCAAGATTTGACTCTGCAGCACTTTTTCCGCCCAAGGACGCGTCCCTGGTTCAGGACGCGTGCTTGGAAATTCATAAGGAAAACATCGTGACTAAACGATTCGTGTTTTCTAACTCCGATATATCGGCTCTTAGAGACGAGTACGCAGATCAAAACAGGATGAAGGGCAGCGTATTCGAGAGAACAGGACGACGCCCTTCGAGGATTCTAGCTTTATCCGCATTTTTGTGGAGCCGTTTCATGGCGATCGTTCATCCCGTAAGGGACCCGAATAAAATTTACCCTGTCATGCATGCGGTGAATCTGCGAACCCGGGCTGAACCGCCGCTGCCCGAATCTTTATTCGGGAACATAATGCGGCCCGCGCTTGTGCTACCGTTCTTCGATAAAGGTAGCAAAGACGAAGTTTTTCAGTTTATGAACCAAGTGAgagaatccatgctagaaattaACAGTGATTTCGTATCGCAACTTCAAAAAAGTGATATAAAACACTTGAATTTGCTCCAAGAGGGAGCAGATGAAAAACGAAAAGGGCATATGGCATTGCTTTGTTTTTCAAGTTTGTGTACATTTCCCCTGTATGAAGCTGATTTTGGATGGGGCAAGCCGatgtgggtcgggtcgggtcggctCGCTACGAAGAATATTATTGGATTTATGGACACAAAATCAGGTGACGGAGTAGAAGCTTGGGTGAATCTCAAAGTCGAAGACATGGCTCAATTTGAAGCTGATAAGCAGTTGCTCGCCTTCTGTAACAATGGGATATGA